One Ctenopharyngodon idella isolate HZGC_01 chromosome 9, HZGC01, whole genome shotgun sequence DNA window includes the following coding sequences:
- the ercc1 gene encoding DNA excision repair protein ERCC-1 isoform X2: protein MGNGVQELTGTDSDRDTTIQKFGRGNPILKFVRNVPWEFGEVVPDYVLGRTTCALFLSVRYHNLNPNYIHERLKQLGQSFTLRVLLVQVDVKDPHHALKELARICIMADCTLILAWSPEEAGRYLETYKSYEKKPADLLKEQVEKNYLSQVTDCLTTVKSVNKTDAMTLLSTFSSLEGIIKASKEELVLCPGLGPQKARRLYDILHQPFVKTKKNESG, encoded by the exons atgggaaatggagtccaggaactgacaggaacagacagtgatcgtgacactaccattcaaaagtttggg AGAGGCAACCCTATCCTAAAGTTTGTGAGAAATGTTCCTTGGGAGTTTGGAGAAGTGGTGCCAGACTATGTTTTGGGGCGGACAACTTGTGCTCTTTTTCTCAG tgtgCGTTACCATAATCTGAACCCAAACTACATCCATGAGCGTCTGAAACAGCTGGGACAGAGTTTCACACTCAGAGTGTTGCTCGTCCAAGTCGATGTG AAAGACCCTCATCATGCACTGAAAGAGCTTGCTCGAATATGCATCATGGCTGACTGTACCCTCATTTTGGCCTGGAG TCCTGAGGAAGCAGGTCGTTACCTTGAGACATATAAATCATACGAGAAGAAACCTGCAGATCTTCTGAAAGAACAAGTGGAGAAAAATTACCTGTCCCAG GTTACAGATTGTTTAACCACAGTAAAGTCTGTCAATAAGACAGATGCCATGACTCTGCTGTCTACTTTTTCT TCTTTGGAGGGCATCATTAAGGCTTCTAAGGAGGAACTAGTTTTGTGCCCTGGACTCGGTCCGCAGAAG GCAAGAAGGCTTTATGATATACTGCACCAACCCTTCGTAAAGACCAAGAAGAATGAAAGCGGATAA
- the ercc1 gene encoding DNA excision repair protein ERCC-1 isoform X1, translating to MEKKKFNINLDDSAFTKERSPVASLFKAKDGQVEASSVPAPGQPLSYAEFVVQSKNRGLQGPAHGSEKQISAAQSRNDAAGQSSVNTAGSGSISTSFTDSGEKNKTEQQGPAEVPTEDQTKEEGQSLESCIIPPHLLGSGNSIIVSPRQRGNPILKFVRNVPWEFGEVVPDYVLGRTTCALFLSVRYHNLNPNYIHERLKQLGQSFTLRVLLVQVDVKDPHHALKELARICIMADCTLILAWSPEEAGRYLETYKSYEKKPADLLKEQVEKNYLSQVTDCLTTVKSVNKTDAMTLLSTFSSLEGIIKASKEELVLCPGLGPQKARRLYDILHQPFVKTKKNESG from the exons atggaaaaaaagaaattcaataTCAATTTGGACGACTCGGCGTTCACAAAGGAAAGAAGTCCG GTGGCATCGTTGTTTAAAGCCAAAGATGGTCAAGTAGAGGCCTCATCTGTTCCAGCTCCTGGTCAACCACTGTCCTATGCAGAGTTCGTTGTTCAGAGCAAAAACAGGGGGCTTCAGGGACCAGCTCATGGATCAGAGAAACAAATATCTGCTGCCCAAAGTAGGAACGATGCTGCAGGACAAAGCAGTGTAAACACAGCTGGAAGTGGCTCAATTAGTACATCATTCACAGActcaggggaaaaaaacaagacTGAACAGCAGGGACCAGCAGAGGTACCAACAGAAGATCAGACAAAAGAGGAAGGTCAGAGTTTGGAGAGTTGTATCATTCCTCCTCATCTCTTAGGATCCGGGAACAGTATTATTGTCAGTCCTCGACAG AGAGGCAACCCTATCCTAAAGTTTGTGAGAAATGTTCCTTGGGAGTTTGGAGAAGTGGTGCCAGACTATGTTTTGGGGCGGACAACTTGTGCTCTTTTTCTCAG tgtgCGTTACCATAATCTGAACCCAAACTACATCCATGAGCGTCTGAAACAGCTGGGACAGAGTTTCACACTCAGAGTGTTGCTCGTCCAAGTCGATGTG AAAGACCCTCATCATGCACTGAAAGAGCTTGCTCGAATATGCATCATGGCTGACTGTACCCTCATTTTGGCCTGGAG TCCTGAGGAAGCAGGTCGTTACCTTGAGACATATAAATCATACGAGAAGAAACCTGCAGATCTTCTGAAAGAACAAGTGGAGAAAAATTACCTGTCCCAG GTTACAGATTGTTTAACCACAGTAAAGTCTGTCAATAAGACAGATGCCATGACTCTGCTGTCTACTTTTTCT TCTTTGGAGGGCATCATTAAGGCTTCTAAGGAGGAACTAGTTTTGTGCCCTGGACTCGGTCCGCAGAAG GCAAGAAGGCTTTATGATATACTGCACCAACCCTTCGTAAAGACCAAGAAGAATGAAAGCGGATAA